Proteins encoded in a region of the Veillonella parvula genome:
- a CDS encoding DoxX family protein produces the protein MLNFIFKSKPNYVNFGLLIYRLALGISMFYHGYLKYLSGAEGLYKVGAMLAPLGVPSGYEILGTMAAYAEMIGGVLIVLGLFTRIGSLLLIGTLAIATILNLSGSFFSWDYPSQMGFGALMLFFAGAGRYSLDKALFK, from the coding sequence ATGTTGAACTTTATTTTTAAAAGTAAACCTAATTATGTTAATTTTGGCCTCTTAATCTACCGTTTGGCACTTGGTATTTCCATGTTTTATCATGGATATTTAAAGTATTTGAGCGGTGCTGAAGGCCTTTATAAAGTTGGAGCTATGTTGGCACCATTAGGTGTACCTAGTGGTTATGAAATATTAGGCACTATGGCAGCATATGCAGAAATGATAGGTGGCGTACTTATAGTACTTGGTCTATTTACAAGAATTGGATCTTTGCTACTTATAGGTACACTAGCAATAGCAACGATATTAAATCTTAGTGGTAGTTTCTTTAGTTGGGACTATCCATCTCAAATGGGATTTGGTGCTCTTATGTTATTCTTCGCTGGCGCAGGCCGCTATAGTCTTGATAAAGCTTTATTTAAATAA